One stretch of Amycolatopsis tolypomycina DNA includes these proteins:
- a CDS encoding TetR/AcrR family transcriptional regulator, whose product MTQGQRRVRDRTERAQRIVTAARELAEAEGWDAVTTRKLAALIEYSQPVLYSHFPDGKDAIMAAAALEGFAELAAALAEAREGGIAGIAAAYVAFAEAKPALYDAMFTLASELRFAQDDTPEVMKANFAELLGVIEPVAGRQDAGVLTEVFWSTLHGLVTLDRGHRLSPENRDERLALVVARFGAHQERSLTSPTAD is encoded by the coding sequence ATGACCCAGGGACAACGGCGTGTACGCGACCGGACCGAGCGAGCGCAGCGGATCGTCACGGCGGCCCGGGAACTGGCCGAGGCGGAGGGCTGGGACGCGGTCACCACGAGGAAGCTGGCCGCCCTGATCGAGTACAGCCAGCCGGTGCTGTACAGCCACTTCCCCGACGGCAAGGACGCAATCATGGCGGCCGCCGCCCTGGAGGGCTTCGCCGAACTGGCCGCGGCACTGGCCGAAGCGCGCGAAGGCGGTATCGCCGGCATCGCGGCCGCGTACGTCGCCTTCGCCGAGGCGAAACCGGCGCTCTACGACGCGATGTTCACGCTCGCGTCCGAGCTGCGCTTCGCCCAGGACGACACCCCCGAGGTGATGAAGGCGAACTTCGCGGAGCTGCTCGGGGTCATCGAGCCGGTGGCGGGTCGGCAGGACGCGGGCGTGCTGACGGAGGTGTTCTGGAGCACGTTGCACGGGCTGGTGACGCTGGACCGGGGCCATCGGCTGTCGCCGGAGAACCGTGACGAGCGCCTCGCGCTGGTGGTGGCGCGCTTCGGAGCACATCAAGAGCGTTCCTTGACAAGCCCAACCGCCGACTGA
- a CDS encoding DUF4267 domain-containing protein, with protein sequence MLVTGYVLTAIVALGIIYIGLNYLFAPAKIAAGFGFTDVPANAETFLNVKGGRDIGAGLIPLALMIYGDPHALGWVMLAGAVWPLFDMLIVLRHRGKKAIAFGVHGLTSAVMVVAALLLLLG encoded by the coding sequence ATGCTCGTCACCGGCTACGTCCTCACCGCGATCGTCGCGCTCGGCATCATCTACATCGGCCTCAACTACCTCTTCGCGCCGGCGAAGATCGCCGCGGGCTTCGGGTTCACCGACGTTCCCGCGAACGCCGAGACCTTCTTGAACGTCAAGGGTGGCCGTGACATCGGGGCCGGCCTGATCCCGCTGGCGCTGATGATCTACGGCGATCCGCACGCGCTGGGCTGGGTCATGCTCGCCGGGGCCGTCTGGCCGCTCTTCGACATGCTGATCGTCCTGCGCCACCGGGGAAAGAAGGCCATCGCCTTCGGCGTCCACGGCCTCACCAGCGCTGTGATGGTCGTCGCCGCGCTGCTGCTCCTGCTCGGCTGA